A window of the Burkholderia sp. 9120 genome harbors these coding sequences:
- a CDS encoding methyl-accepting chemotaxis protein, giving the protein MNRLTLKQKLWVPLLLCWVALLIVTVVNAFDARNAQMDARQADLADVTDMAASIVADYAKQADAGKLSVDVAKQQAIARINAQRYGASGYVTIVRSDSVMIDHPMSPKLNGKDMSGFRDAKGNALYHDIAQAGGSAGGSGYLRYWWPKPGETTPSEKIGYVKRFAPWGWDFIAGAYMDDIQAQFYATLARSAGMLVVLGVLVSFVASRVVRNVSRSIGGEPATAAAIAMQIARGDLATRIDLRRDDTSSLLFSLREMRDQLAATITRIKTSAETITIASKEIAAGNLDLSSRTEEQAASLQQTAASMDELTKTVTQNADNAATASELATDASSIAARGGQVVNDVVQKMAGITDSSRKIGEIISVIEGIAFQTNILALNAAVEAARAGEEGRGFAVVAGEVRNLAQRSATAAKEIKVLIDQSVAQVGEGSSLAGRAGSTIGEVVDAVRRVTAIINEISAASKEQSSGIGEVNLAIRQMDDVTQRNAALVEQAAAAAGSLDEQTERLQHAVAVFKVEQRA; this is encoded by the coding sequence ATGAACCGTCTGACACTGAAACAGAAACTGTGGGTGCCGTTGCTGTTGTGCTGGGTCGCGCTCCTGATCGTGACCGTTGTGAACGCGTTCGATGCACGTAACGCTCAAATGGACGCACGCCAGGCCGATCTGGCCGACGTCACCGACATGGCGGCGTCGATCGTCGCGGATTACGCGAAGCAGGCCGACGCCGGCAAGCTCTCCGTCGACGTCGCTAAACAGCAGGCCATCGCCCGCATCAACGCGCAGCGTTACGGCGCGTCCGGCTACGTGACGATCGTGCGCAGCGATTCGGTGATGATCGATCATCCGATGAGCCCAAAGTTGAACGGCAAGGACATGAGCGGCTTCCGCGACGCGAAGGGCAACGCGCTCTATCACGACATCGCGCAAGCGGGCGGCTCGGCGGGCGGTTCGGGCTACTTGCGCTACTGGTGGCCGAAACCCGGCGAAACGACGCCGAGCGAAAAGATCGGCTACGTGAAGCGTTTTGCGCCCTGGGGCTGGGATTTCATCGCCGGCGCTTACATGGACGACATCCAGGCGCAGTTCTACGCGACGCTAGCCCGCTCGGCCGGCATGCTCGTGGTGCTGGGCGTGCTCGTCTCATTCGTCGCGTCGCGCGTAGTGCGCAACGTGTCGCGCTCGATCGGCGGCGAACCGGCCACTGCCGCCGCGATCGCCATGCAGATCGCGCGCGGCGATCTTGCCACCCGCATCGACCTGCGCCGCGACGACACGTCGAGCCTGCTGTTCTCGCTGCGCGAGATGCGCGATCAACTGGCGGCTACCATCACGCGCATCAAGACGTCCGCGGAGACGATCACGATCGCGTCGAAGGAAATCGCCGCGGGCAACCTGGATCTGTCGAGCCGCACCGAGGAACAGGCCGCGTCGTTGCAGCAAACCGCGGCCAGCATGGACGAACTCACCAAGACCGTCACGCAGAATGCCGACAACGCGGCCACCGCATCGGAATTGGCGACGGACGCGTCAAGCATCGCCGCGCGCGGCGGTCAGGTGGTCAACGACGTGGTGCAGAAAATGGCCGGCATCACCGATAGTTCACGCAAGATCGGCGAGATCATCAGCGTGATCGAGGGCATTGCGTTTCAGACCAATATTCTCGCGCTGAACGCGGCGGTCGAAGCCGCCCGCGCCGGCGAAGAAGGCCGCGGTTTTGCGGTGGTCGCGGGCGAAGTGCGCAATCTCGCGCAACGCAGCGCGACGGCGGCTAAGGAGATCAAGGTGTTGATCGATCAGTCGGTCGCGCAAGTCGGCGAAGGCTCGTCGCTGGCCGGCCGGGCCGGCAGCACGATCGGCGAAGTGGTCGACGCAGTGCGCCGCGTGACGGCCATCATCAATGAGATCTCCGCGGCTTCGAAGGAGCAGAGTTCGGGCATCGGCGAAGTCAACCTCGCCATCCGTCAGATGGACGACGTCACGCAACGCAACGCCGCGCTCGTCGAGCAGGCCGCAGCCGCCGCGGGCTCGCTCGATGAGCAGACGGAGCGCCTGCAGCATGCCGTTGCGGTGTTCAAGGTCGAGCAGCGCGCGTAG
- a CDS encoding Crp/Fnr family transcriptional regulator, translating into MNDAPLPVLADTQPHRTERVARDDLPRLFATCAWFRALAADHQAMVLASAHAERLDGGAWIARRQEPSDYWIGVHTGLIKLAIYNASGRSCTLSGVPPGGWFGEGSVIKRELRKYDVAAIQPSLVMFVPSATFHALLESSLPFTGFVIRQLNNRMGEFIASIQNSRLLDVDARVAQSLAQLFNPDLYPDTGRTLAISQEEVGLLAGVSRQRINQALQNLEKLQILRLSYNQIDVLDLERLGAFGREQI; encoded by the coding sequence ATGAACGACGCTCCGCTCCCCGTCCTCGCGGACACCCAGCCGCACCGCACCGAACGGGTCGCGCGCGACGATCTGCCGCGCCTGTTTGCCACCTGCGCGTGGTTTCGCGCGCTCGCCGCCGACCATCAGGCGATGGTCCTCGCGAGCGCTCATGCGGAACGGCTCGACGGCGGCGCGTGGATCGCCCGCCGCCAGGAGCCGTCGGACTACTGGATCGGCGTGCACACCGGCCTCATCAAGCTCGCCATCTACAACGCGTCGGGGCGCAGTTGCACGCTGTCGGGCGTGCCGCCCGGCGGCTGGTTCGGCGAAGGCAGCGTGATCAAGCGCGAACTACGCAAGTACGACGTGGCCGCGATTCAGCCCTCGCTCGTCATGTTCGTGCCATCGGCGACGTTCCATGCGCTGCTGGAGAGCAGCCTGCCGTTCACCGGTTTCGTGATCCGGCAACTGAACAACCGGATGGGCGAGTTCATCGCGTCGATCCAGAATAGCCGGCTGCTCGATGTGGATGCACGCGTCGCGCAATCGCTCGCGCAATTGTTCAATCCCGATCTGTATCCCGACACCGGCCGCACACTCGCTATTTCGCAGGAAGAAGTCGGCCTGTTAGCGGGCGTATCACGTCAACGGATCAATCAGGCGCTGCAAAACCTCGAAAAGCTGCAGATTTTGCGCCTCTCGTACAACCAGATCGACGTGCTCGATCTCGAGCGTCTGGGCGCATTCGGTCGCGAACAGATCTAG
- a CDS encoding acyl-CoA synthetase, protein MKHMFEEGLERREANYVPLTPIDFIARAAEVYGERLAVVHGEIRRTWRETYERARRLASALRQAGIERGDTVAALLPNIPPMIEAHFGVPMAGAVLNTLNTRLDVSSLLFMLRHGEAKALIVDTEYGEFAHRAALEFPELRVISVADAMPADPAKFIRATDYETFLQAGDPAFAWTMPVDEWDAIALNYTSGTTGDPKGVVYHHRGAYLNALSNILEWDMPRHAVYLWTLPLFHCNGWCFPWTVAARAGVNVCLRRFDAKTVFDLIRREGITHYCGAPIVQSALANAPAEWREGITHRVSTMVAGAAPAPAVIAKMKEIGFDLTHVYGLTETYGPAAVCAKQEAWDALDDSARAEMNARQGVRYHLQSAVTVLDPDTHELVPADGETLGEIMFRGNICMKGYLKNERATEASFRGGWFHTGDLGVRMPDGYIRIRDRSKDIIISGGENISSIEVEDTLYRHPAVSVAAVVAMADPKWGEVPCAFVELKEGAQVTEEEIIAHCRLFLAGFKLPKAVRFGELPKTSTGKIQKFELRARIKAEGHE, encoded by the coding sequence ATGAAGCACATGTTCGAAGAAGGCCTCGAGCGGCGTGAGGCCAATTATGTCCCGCTGACGCCGATCGATTTCATCGCGCGCGCGGCCGAAGTCTACGGTGAGCGGCTGGCGGTCGTCCATGGGGAGATTCGCCGCACCTGGCGCGAGACGTACGAGCGCGCGCGGCGTCTGGCCAGTGCGCTGCGGCAGGCCGGCATCGAGCGCGGCGACACGGTGGCCGCCTTGCTGCCCAACATTCCTCCGATGATAGAAGCGCACTTCGGCGTGCCGATGGCCGGCGCTGTGCTCAACACGCTGAATACGCGGCTCGACGTGTCGTCGCTGCTATTCATGCTGCGCCATGGTGAGGCGAAGGCGTTGATCGTCGATACGGAATACGGCGAATTCGCGCATCGCGCCGCGCTGGAGTTTCCTGAGTTGCGTGTGATCAGTGTGGCCGACGCGATGCCCGCGGACCCCGCGAAGTTCATCCGCGCGACCGACTATGAAACGTTCCTGCAAGCCGGTGACCCCGCTTTCGCGTGGACGATGCCCGTCGACGAATGGGACGCCATCGCGCTGAACTATACGTCGGGCACGACCGGCGATCCGAAGGGCGTGGTCTATCACCATCGCGGCGCTTATCTGAATGCGCTCAGCAATATCCTCGAATGGGATATGCCCAGGCACGCGGTCTACTTATGGACGCTGCCGCTTTTCCACTGCAACGGCTGGTGTTTTCCATGGACCGTTGCCGCGCGCGCCGGCGTGAATGTCTGTCTGCGCCGATTCGACGCGAAGACGGTGTTCGACCTGATTCGCCGCGAGGGCATCACGCATTATTGCGGCGCGCCGATCGTGCAGAGCGCGCTCGCCAATGCGCCGGCTGAGTGGCGCGAGGGGATCACGCATCGCGTATCGACGATGGTGGCGGGCGCGGCCCCAGCGCCGGCCGTAATCGCGAAGATGAAGGAGATCGGTTTCGATCTGACGCACGTGTACGGGCTCACTGAAACTTATGGGCCGGCGGCCGTCTGCGCAAAACAGGAAGCGTGGGATGCCCTCGACGACAGCGCGCGCGCCGAAATGAATGCGCGGCAAGGCGTGCGCTACCACCTGCAATCGGCGGTGACGGTACTCGATCCGGACACGCACGAGCTTGTGCCCGCCGACGGCGAAACGCTCGGCGAGATCATGTTCCGCGGCAATATCTGCATGAAAGGGTATCTGAAGAACGAGCGCGCCACGGAGGCAAGCTTCCGCGGCGGTTGGTTCCATACCGGCGATCTCGGTGTGCGGATGCCTGACGGCTATATCCGCATTCGCGATCGCAGTAAGGACATCATCATTTCGGGCGGCGAGAACATCTCGAGTATCGAGGTCGAAGACACGCTGTATCGCCACCCTGCGGTATCGGTTGCCGCCGTGGTGGCGATGGCCGATCCGAAATGGGGGGAAGTGCCGTGCGCCTTCGTCGAACTCAAGGAAGGCGCGCAGGTGACCGAAGAAGAGATCATCGCGCACTGCCGGCTGTTTCTTGCGGGATTCAAATTGCCGAAAGCGGTGCGCTTCGGCGAATTACCGAAGACGTCGACGGGGAAAATCCAGAAGTTCGAACTGCGCGCGCGGATCAAGGCCGAAGGCCATGAATAG
- a CDS encoding cold-shock protein, giving the protein MDTGTVKWFNDSKGFGFITPDKGGDDLFAHFSEISGNGFKTLAENQKVSFETKQGPKGLQAANITPL; this is encoded by the coding sequence ATGGATACCGGTACCGTTAAGTGGTTCAACGACAGCAAAGGCTTTGGCTTCATCACCCCGGACAAGGGCGGCGACGACCTGTTCGCGCATTTCTCGGAAATCAGCGGCAATGGCTTCAAGACGCTGGCTGAGAACCAAAAGGTGAGCTTCGAAACGAAGCAAGGCCCGAAGGGTCTGCAAGCGGCTAACATCACGCCGCTGTAA
- a CDS encoding LysE family transporter, with the protein MHASTAVITILAALLLGAMSPGPSFVIVARNAIGLSRGDGLATALGMGIGGVFFSGIALLGLYTLLATVEWLYVGLKVAGGLYLIYLASKIWRGAAKPLAFDASQAAVTNPRKSFWIGLSTQLSNPKTAVYYGSIFAALLPQHPPLWCYFALPPAIFAIEAGWYTIVALCFSSKRPREIYLQWKAWIDRVAASAVTALGLRLILTAHKVGI; encoded by the coding sequence ATGCATGCCTCAACCGCCGTCATCACGATTCTTGCCGCGCTCCTGCTCGGCGCAATGAGTCCAGGACCGAGCTTCGTTATCGTGGCACGCAATGCGATTGGACTTTCTCGCGGCGACGGTCTTGCTACTGCGCTCGGCATGGGTATCGGCGGTGTGTTCTTTAGCGGCATCGCGTTGCTCGGGCTCTATACGCTGCTCGCTACCGTCGAATGGCTCTACGTGGGTCTGAAAGTGGCGGGCGGGCTTTATCTGATCTATCTGGCGTCGAAAATCTGGCGCGGCGCGGCTAAACCGCTCGCCTTCGACGCTTCGCAAGCTGCCGTCACCAATCCGCGCAAATCGTTCTGGATCGGCTTGAGCACACAACTCAGCAATCCGAAGACCGCCGTCTACTACGGCAGCATCTTCGCGGCCCTGCTCCCGCAGCATCCGCCGCTGTGGTGCTACTTCGCATTGCCGCCCGCGATCTTCGCGATCGAAGCCGGCTGGTACACGATCGTCGCGTTGTGCTTTTCGAGCAAACGTCCGCGCGAAATCTATCTGCAATGGAAAGCGTGGATCGATCGCGTCGCCGCGAGCGCCGTCACCGCGCTGGGTCTGCGTCTGATCCTCACCGCTCATAAAGTGGGGATCTGA
- a CDS encoding H-NS family nucleoid-associated regulatory protein yields MKEREGQMQLDLDGNARERLIVWIRRRMDDYGITLEVLAESIEADANAVRAVLYRDAFGNSWDGYGDKPDWLARAIHAGQNIDHFRC; encoded by the coding sequence ATGAAAGAGCGAGAAGGACAAATGCAGCTCGACCTCGACGGGAATGCGCGTGAGCGCCTGATCGTCTGGATCCGCCGGCGCATGGACGACTACGGTATCACGTTGGAAGTGCTCGCCGAATCGATCGAGGCCGACGCGAATGCGGTTCGCGCGGTGCTGTACCGCGACGCTTTCGGCAATAGCTGGGACGGTTATGGCGATAAGCCGGATTGGCTCGCGCGCGCCATTCACGCTGGGCAGAACATCGATCACTTCCGTTGTTAA
- a CDS encoding serine hydrolase, translating into MPYGRRSPSFEFPACRFPAWLRCFAAIGLLWLNIGASFGAAHEPVRHSSARVSRHVVPSTKHASKAKVNSSNQAKKPTAGKARRRVAHKRKQLTNGELPMHASQHATRHRRQAARNAREPRGVRRPTAVTAQRNATSTAASRTAAHASSRSPHLLARCGYTPRSRALLRAKAVYVVDERTHTVLTEKQADRIMPIASVSKLMTAVVSLDAKHALNAPLDVTVQDQDFDKFTGSRLSVGSRLSRHDMLHIALMSSENRAAAALSRDYTGGRPGFVAAMNAKARALGMRHTSFVNGTGLSPHNVSTARDLSLLVAAASRYPLIRAYSTDRSQVVLPGGGRARLSYVNSNALVRGGDRSIVLQKTGFINEAGHCVVVRMRVHGRPIDIVVLGAPGAHDHIADVERISRWLHCSLR; encoded by the coding sequence ATGCCGTACGGTCGTCGAAGTCCCTCGTTTGAATTCCCTGCCTGTCGTTTTCCTGCATGGCTCCGCTGTTTCGCGGCAATCGGCCTGTTATGGCTGAATATCGGCGCGTCGTTCGGTGCGGCTCATGAGCCTGTGCGGCATTCGTCCGCTCGCGTGAGCCGACATGTTGTGCCGTCGACGAAACATGCGTCGAAAGCGAAAGTCAACTCGTCCAATCAAGCGAAAAAGCCCACTGCCGGCAAAGCGCGGCGTCGCGTCGCGCACAAGCGCAAGCAGTTGACGAACGGCGAGCTGCCCATGCATGCCAGTCAGCACGCGACCAGGCATCGCAGGCAGGCCGCGCGCAATGCGCGCGAGCCGCGAGGCGTACGGCGTCCCACGGCGGTGACTGCGCAGCGCAACGCGACGTCCACTGCAGCATCGCGTACGGCCGCGCATGCGTCGTCTCGTTCACCTCATCTGCTGGCGCGCTGCGGCTATACGCCCAGGTCGCGCGCCTTGCTTCGCGCGAAAGCCGTTTATGTCGTGGACGAACGCACGCATACCGTACTGACCGAAAAGCAGGCCGACCGGATCATGCCGATCGCTTCGGTATCCAAACTGATGACGGCGGTCGTGTCGCTCGATGCCAAACACGCGCTGAATGCGCCGCTCGACGTCACCGTCCAGGATCAGGACTTCGACAAGTTCACCGGCTCGCGCCTGAGTGTGGGGTCGCGATTGTCGCGTCACGACATGCTGCATATCGCGCTGATGTCGTCGGAGAATCGTGCCGCCGCCGCGCTGAGTCGCGATTACACGGGCGGGCGACCGGGCTTCGTCGCTGCGATGAATGCGAAGGCGCGCGCGCTCGGCATGCGGCATACGTCGTTCGTCAACGGGACGGGTTTGTCGCCGCATAACGTTTCCACGGCGCGGGATTTGTCGCTACTGGTCGCGGCGGCGAGCCGCTATCCGTTGATTCGCGCGTATTCGACCGATCGCTCGCAAGTGGTTTTGCCGGGCGGCGGGCGGGCACGTTTGAGTTACGTGAACTCGAATGCGCTGGTGCGTGGCGGCGACCGCTCGATCGTTTTGCAGAAGACTGGCTTCATCAACGAGGCGGGTCACTGTGTCGTCGTGCGAATGAGGGTGCACGGTCGGCCCATCGATATCGTCGTGCTCGGCGCGCCAGGCGCACACGATCACATTGCCGACGTGGAGCGCATCAGCCGCTGGCTGCACTGTTCGCTTCGATAG
- the pcaG gene encoding protocatechuate 3,4-dioxygenase subunit alpha yields MTTLKQTPSQTVGPYFAYGLCPQQYDFDFKSLFSPVVADREAAGEHITIVGQLFDGDGKVIGDAMLEVSQVDANGHFPESREDILKTGFRGFARVGTGTDPHKRFVVETVKPGRVSPDEAPHLNVIVTMRGMLLHTFTRIYFEDEAEANAQDAVLAAVPADRRGTLIAHREPDTANVYRFDIRMQGDQETVFFDL; encoded by the coding sequence ATGACCACCCTTAAGCAAACGCCTTCGCAGACCGTGGGACCGTACTTCGCCTATGGTCTGTGCCCGCAGCAATACGATTTCGATTTCAAGAGCCTGTTCTCGCCCGTGGTGGCCGACCGCGAAGCGGCCGGCGAGCACATCACGATCGTCGGCCAGTTGTTCGACGGTGACGGCAAAGTGATCGGCGACGCGATGCTCGAAGTGTCGCAAGTCGACGCGAACGGCCACTTCCCGGAATCGCGCGAAGACATTCTGAAGACGGGATTTCGCGGTTTTGCGCGCGTCGGCACCGGCACGGATCCGCACAAGCGTTTTGTCGTGGAAACGGTCAAACCCGGCCGCGTGAGCCCGGACGAAGCGCCGCATCTGAACGTAATCGTGACGATGCGCGGCATGCTGCTGCACACCTTCACACGCATCTATTTCGAAGACGAAGCCGAAGCGAACGCGCAAGACGCCGTGCTGGCAGCAGTCCCAGCGGACCGGCGCGGCACGCTGATCGCACACCGCGAGCCGGACACGGCCAACGTGTACCGGTTCGACATCCGCATGCAAGGCGATCAGGAAACCGTGTTTTTCGACCTTTGA
- the pcaH gene encoding protocatechuate 3,4-dioxygenase subunit beta, which translates to MDESSLTPRDFASHPAYIHPGYGSSVKRGPTRPLIPLKEKLRDQRVPVYGTEDLGALDHDLTRNAVRNGEPLGERIIVTGRVLDEGGRPVRNTLVEIWQANAAGRYVHKADQHDAPLDPNFLGAGRCITDNDGRYRFLTIKPGAYPWGNHPNAWRPNHIHFSLFGDHFGSRLVTQMYFPGDPLLAFDPIFQGTPEHARDLLIANFSLDTTQEAYALGYDFDIVLRGRNQTPMER; encoded by the coding sequence ATGGACGAGTCCTCTCTCACCCCGCGCGACTTCGCGTCCCACCCCGCCTACATCCATCCCGGCTACGGTTCATCGGTCAAACGCGGCCCGACGCGTCCGCTGATTCCGCTGAAGGAAAAGCTGCGCGACCAGCGCGTGCCGGTGTACGGCACGGAAGATCTCGGCGCGCTCGATCACGACCTGACGCGCAATGCCGTGCGTAACGGCGAGCCGCTCGGCGAACGCATCATCGTGACAGGCCGCGTGCTCGACGAAGGCGGCCGACCGGTGCGCAATACGCTGGTCGAAATCTGGCAAGCCAACGCTGCCGGCCGCTATGTGCACAAGGCCGACCAGCACGACGCGCCGCTCGATCCGAACTTTCTTGGCGCGGGCCGCTGCATTACCGACAACGACGGCCGTTACCGCTTTCTGACCATCAAGCCGGGCGCGTATCCGTGGGGCAATCACCCGAACGCGTGGCGTCCGAACCATATTCACTTTTCGCTGTTCGGCGACCATTTCGGCTCGCGCCTCGTGACGCAGATGTATTTCCCCGGCGACCCGCTGCTCGCATTCGATCCGATTTTCCAGGGCACGCCGGAACACGCCCGCGACCTGCTGATCGCGAACTTCTCGCTCGACACCACGCAAGAAGCCTATGCGCTCGGCTACGACTTCGACATCGTGCTGCGCGGCCGCAATCAAACGCCGATGGAGCGCTAA
- the pcaQ gene encoding pca operon transcription factor PcaQ yields the protein MQRSLADSRVKFRHLQCFLAVAQFGSVQRAADSLSITQPAVSKTIAELEAILGVKLFERGRHGAVPTREGQLFMPHASACVSALRQGVDLLARAEGAAAATLEVGVLPTVAAALMPPVLERIGALWPRVIVRLATGANPELLERLKAGTIELAIGRLADPERMVGLSFEQLFSEPLIAVVRAGHPLASGPGLPASALEDYPVVLPPFGTLIRQSAESLLSAWGVPPLSAFVEVLSVSTGRALTLENGAVWFVPQSAVEYELAHGMLTRLPLPFAGTDEPVGLIRRSDTQPSPVGRAFIDAVREVARQRMVAMADKAVDKGSRKGTRAKKTPKH from the coding sequence ATGCAACGCAGTCTCGCGGATAGCCGCGTCAAATTCCGTCATCTCCAGTGCTTTCTGGCCGTTGCGCAGTTCGGCAGTGTCCAGCGGGCCGCCGACAGCCTGTCGATCACCCAACCCGCCGTCTCCAAGACGATTGCCGAACTCGAGGCGATTCTCGGCGTGAAGCTATTCGAGCGCGGTCGCCATGGCGCGGTGCCGACCCGCGAAGGGCAGCTCTTCATGCCGCACGCCAGTGCCTGCGTCAGCGCGTTGCGGCAGGGCGTCGACCTGTTGGCGCGCGCGGAAGGCGCGGCGGCGGCCACGCTGGAAGTCGGTGTGCTGCCGACCGTGGCGGCGGCGCTGATGCCGCCGGTGCTGGAGCGGATCGGCGCGCTGTGGCCGCGCGTGATCGTGCGCCTCGCGACCGGCGCAAACCCGGAATTGCTCGAGCGGCTGAAAGCGGGCACGATCGAACTGGCGATCGGGCGCCTGGCCGATCCGGAGCGGATGGTGGGGCTCAGCTTCGAGCAGTTGTTCAGCGAGCCGTTGATCGCGGTGGTGCGAGCCGGGCATCCGCTGGCGTCGGGGCCGGGTTTGCCGGCCAGTGCGCTGGAAGATTATCCGGTGGTGTTGCCGCCGTTCGGCACGCTGATCCGGCAGTCGGCGGAAAGTTTGTTGAGCGCGTGGGGCGTGCCGCCGTTGTCGGCATTCGTTGAGGTGCTGTCGGTGTCCACGGGGCGGGCGCTCACGCTGGAGAACGGCGCGGTGTGGTTCGTGCCGCAGAGCGCGGTGGAATATGAGCTGGCGCACGGCATGCTGACGCGTTTGCCGTTGCCGTTTGCCGGCACCGACGAGCCGGTCGGTTTAATCCGGCGTTCGGATACGCAGCCGTCGCCGGTGGGGCGCGCGTTTATCGACGCGGTGCGCGAGGTCGCGCGGCAGCGGATGGTGGCGATGGCGGATAAGGCCGTGGACAAGGGCTCGCGTAAAGGCACGCGCGCGAAGAAGACGCCGAAGCATTGA
- a CDS encoding VOC family protein gives MPSDLPTPDAALRAVSVPEHNPLGTAGLEFVEFAARDPQALGETFRQLGFKAIARHISKDVTLYRQGEMQFLINAEPDSFAARYAEEYGAGICAIGIRVADAQRAFDRAIDLGAWAFEGERLGKGELLIPAIQGIGDSHIYFIDRWRGRGGQRGGLGDISIFDSDFRPVEIDTAHADLSHAGTGLVAVDHLTQTVGEGRMQEWLDFYRDLLNFREIHELHANWHIAAESRVMVSPCGAIRVPLYEEGTRRTNLMHDYLPDHPGEGVQHIALATDDIFACVEQLLANGVEFVEPPPRYYAQLDTRLPGHGLDVERLKRTHVLVDGEIGADGVPLLFFQTFVRRRVGEIFFEIVQRQGHHGFGEGNLSALAQARDQQAGG, from the coding sequence ATGCCCAGCGACCTGCCCACTCCCGACGCCGCGCTGCGCGCCGTGTCGGTGCCTGAGCACAACCCGCTCGGCACAGCCGGCCTCGAATTCGTGGAGTTCGCCGCGCGCGACCCGCAAGCGCTTGGCGAGACCTTCAGGCAGCTCGGCTTCAAGGCGATCGCCCGTCATATCAGTAAGGACGTCACGCTGTATCGCCAGGGCGAGATGCAATTCCTGATCAACGCCGAGCCCGATTCGTTCGCCGCCCGCTACGCCGAGGAATACGGCGCGGGCATCTGCGCGATCGGCATTCGCGTGGCCGACGCGCAGCGCGCATTCGACCGCGCGATCGACCTCGGCGCATGGGCGTTCGAAGGCGAGCGGCTCGGCAAGGGCGAATTGCTGATCCCGGCGATTCAGGGCATTGGCGACTCGCACATCTATTTCATCGACCGTTGGCGCGGACGCGGCGGGCAGCGCGGTGGCCTCGGCGACATCTCGATCTTCGACAGCGACTTCCGGCCCGTCGAGATCGACACGGCGCACGCCGATCTGAGTCACGCGGGAACCGGGCTCGTGGCCGTGGATCATCTGACGCAAACGGTCGGCGAGGGCCGCATGCAGGAATGGCTCGACTTCTATCGCGACCTGCTGAATTTCCGCGAGATTCACGAGTTGCACGCGAACTGGCACATCGCGGCGGAATCGCGGGTCATGGTGTCGCCGTGCGGCGCGATCCGCGTGCCGTTGTACGAAGAAGGCACGCGCCGGACCAACCTGATGCACGACTATTTGCCGGACCATCCGGGCGAGGGCGTGCAGCACATCGCGCTCGCCACCGACGACATTTTCGCGTGCGTCGAGCAACTGCTCGCGAACGGTGTCGAATTCGTCGAGCCGCCGCCGCGCTACTACGCGCAACTCGATACGCGTTTGCCCGGTCACGGGCTCGACGTCGAGCGGCTCAAACGCACGCATGTACTCGTGGATGGCGAAATCGGCGCCGACGGCGTGCCGTTACTGTTTTTTCAGACCTTCGTGCGCCGCCGTGTCGGCGAGATCTTCTTCGAGATCGTCCAGCGTCAGGGGCATCACGGTTTTGGCGAAGGCAATCTGAGCGCGCTGGCGCAGGCCCGAGATCAGCAAGCGGGCGGTTGA